A genomic window from Vitis riparia cultivar Riparia Gloire de Montpellier isolate 1030 chromosome 18, EGFV_Vit.rip_1.0, whole genome shotgun sequence includes:
- the LOC117905607 gene encoding uncharacterized protein LOC117905607: MKCSGSLRSNSKVMHRPEMSSPEDHKKRTSMASSNNDGSIRSMKAPLGELNGVVSSTSSSLSASSNSSLGGSFKGMPLRRLSGCYESRMVVDPVLGITRDPSLRTTICSCPDCGEIFMKAEILELHQAVRHAELGPEDTSKNVVEIIFQSNWLKKQASVILKVHNTPKTISKFEEYRDSNKTKATKLPKKHPRCVADGDELLRFHCTTFVCSIGLNGSSNLCNSIPSCNICSIIKNGFKVAGGVPGKRILTTATSGKAHDSARMSSPDDNVKRAMLVCRVISHVDFSRSNGLSAVGNYYQQEMGGATCIQELQFPTDTSMD; this comes from the exons ATGAAGTGTTCCGGCTCACTGCGCAGCAACTCAAAGGTCATGCACAGGCCTGAAATGTCTTCACCAGAAGACCACAAGAAAAGGACGTCGATGGCTTCATCCAACAATGACGGTTCCATCAGATCCATGAAAGCCCCTCTTGGTGAACTCAATGGGGTTGTTTCCTCCACTTCTTCTTCATTGTCTGCGTCTTCTAACTCTTCTTTGGGTGGGTCCTTTAAAGGAATGCCTCTCAGGAGACTATCTGGGTGTTATGAGAGCAGAATGGTGGTTGATCCGGTTCTTGGAATCACTAGAGACCCTTCTTTGAGAACCACCATCTGTTCCTGTCCTGATTGTGGTGAAATCTTCATGAAAGCTGAAATTTTGGAGCTTCATCAGGCCGTCAGACACGCCG AACTGGGTCCAGAAGACACAAGCAAGAACGTAGTGGAAATCATATTCCAATCGAACTGGCTAAAGAAACAAGCCTCAGTCATTCTCAAAGTCCACAACACCCCCAAAACCATATCCAAATTTGAGGAATACAGAGACTCCAATAAAACCAAAGCCACCAAGCTCCCAAAGAAACACCCACGCTGCGTTGCAGACGGCGACGAACTCCTCCGCTTCCACTGTACCACTTTCGTCTGCTCCATCGGCCTCAACGGTTCCTCCAATCTCTGCAACTCAATTCCAAGCTGCAATATCTGCAGTATCATCAAGAACGGTTTCAAGGTCGCCGGAGGGGTTCCCGGAAAAAGGATTCTGACCACAGCCACCAGTGGAAAAGCCCATGACAGTGCTAGAATGTCGTCGCCGGATGATAATGTGAAGAGGGCCATGCTGGTTTGCCGAGTGATATCTCACGTTGACTTCTCCAGATCCAATGGCTTGAGTGCAG TCGGAAATTACTACCAACAGGAAATGGGTGGTGCTACTTGCATTCAAG AATTGCAGTTTCCAACAGATACATCTATGGACTAG
- the LOC117907824 gene encoding uncharacterized protein LOC117907824, with protein MMQISIERNDRMYTVTVGKQPIVTLWAWWDQEVKEFIRQVRRIHGKRNTQDLIVGLWADHSANYSGGYSYYYDSKRGGGKIRPLEVMALCVGHHCLLIELQGGCSEGKVLRERKVLRDFLFDRQTVVVGVGTERLAKKLEEEYGILIPRRVELLGLAQADRGLKQEDGNSLNLSRCSLGELARVVLGEEVNYVRPTKIRWRENQFNWGPFSNDLVKCSTAEAFLAAQMGAKLLKNGPRT; from the exons ATGATGCAGATTTCCATCGAAAGGAACGACCGTATGTACACAGTCACCGTCGGCAAGCAACCCATCGTCACTCTATGGGCTTGGTGGGACCAGGAGGTCAAGGAATTCATCCGTCAAGTACGCAGAATCCACGGCAAGAGGAACACTCAAGACCTCATCGTCGGCCTTTGGGCTGATCACAGCGCCAACTACTCCGGCGGCTACAGCTACTACTACGACAGCAAAAGAG GCGGCGGCAAAATCAGGCCCTTGGAGGTGATGGCGCTGTGCGTGGGGCATCACTGCCTTCTCATTGAACTACAAGGCGGTTGCAGCGAAGGGAAAGTCCTTAGAGAAAGGAAAGTCCTTAGAGACTTTCTCTTTGATCGGCAAACGGTTGTGGTGGGCGTGGGGACGGAGCGCCTGGCAAAGAAGCTGGAGGAAGAGTATGGGATATTGATCCCCAGGAGGGTGGAGCTGCTAGGGTTGGCGCAGGCGGACAGGGGATTGAAGCAGGAAGATGGAAACAGTTTGAATCTGAGTAGGTGCAGTTTGGGGGAGTTGGCGAGGGTGGTGTTGGGGGAGGAGGTGAATTACGTGAGGCCCACCAAGATCCGTTGGCGGGAGAATCAGTTTAATTGGGGCCCGTTTTCCAACGACTTGGTCAAGTGTTCCACTGCTGAAGCTTTTCTTGCTGCTCAGATGGGGGCTAAGCTGTTGAAGAATGGCCCTCGCACATGA
- the LOC117907569 gene encoding amino acid permease 3, producing the protein MKMSSAPKDLQPHQVFDIDGVPQGASKCFDDDGRLKRTGTFWTASAHIITAVIGSGVLSLAWATAQLGWIAGPAVLFLFSFVTYYTSVLLSSCYRTGDSVTGKRNYTYMDAVRSNLGGAKMKICGLIQYLNLFGVAIGYTIAASISMMAIKRSNCFHESHDKNPCHISSNPYMIMFGIFEIILSQIPDFDQIWWLSIVAAIMSFAYSTIGLGLGVAKVAESGKFRGSLTGISIGTVTQTQKIWRSFQALGNIAFAYSYSIILIEIQDTIKSPPSEKKTMKKATLLSVIVTTLFYMLCGCMGYAAFGDLAPGNLLTGFGFYNPYWLLDIANAAIVIHLVGAYQVYCQPLFAFIEKWAAEKFPDSQFITKEIKIPIPGFKPYNLNLFRLVWRTIFVIITTVISMLMPFFNDVVGILGAFGFWPLTVYFPVEMYIAQKQIPKWSTRWLCLQILSFACLIISIAAAAGSVAGVILDLKVYKPFKTSY; encoded by the exons ATGAAG ATGAGCTCCGCCCCGAAGGACCTGCAACCACACCAAGTCTTCGACATCGATGGGGTACCTCAAGGTGCCTCCAAGTGCTTCGATGATGATGGCCGTCTCAAGAGGACTG GTACTTTCTGGACTGCTAGTGCTCACATAATAACAGCTGTGATTGGGTCGGGTGTCCTCTCCTTGGCCTGGGCCACTGCTCAGCTTGGATGGATTGCTGGCCCTGCTGTGCTCTTCTTGTTCTCATTTGTAACTTACTACACCTCAgttcttctttcttcttgctACCGTACGGGTGACTCTGTGACTGGCAAGAGAAACTATACTTACATGGATGCTGTTCGTTCCAATCTTG GTGGAGCTAAGATGAAGATATGTGGGCTAATTCAGTACCTGAACCTTTTTGGAGTGGCCATTGGCTACACCATTGCAGCATCTATAAGCATGAT GGCAATCAAAAGATCAAACTGCTTCCACGAGAGTCATGACAAAAATCCATGCCACATTTCAAGCAATCCATATATGATCATGTTTGGGATCTTTGAAATCATTCTCTCTCAAATACCAGACTTTGATCAGATATGGTGGCTTTCCATTGTTGCAGCAATCATGTCCTTTGCTTACTCCACAATCGGTCTAGGCCTTGGAGTCGCTAAAGTTGCAG AAAGTGGAAAATTTAGAGGAAGTCTCACTGGGATTAGCATTGGCACTGTCAcacaaactcaaaaaatatggaggagcttccaagcacttggGAACATAGCTTTTGCCTACTCTTACTCCATCATCCTCATTGAGATTCAG GACACAATCAAATCTCCTCCATCAGAGAAGAAGACAATGAAGAAGGCCACTCTTCTTAGCGTTATAGTGACCACACTGTTTTACATGCTCTGTGGCTGCATGGGCTATGCTGCTTTTGGAGACCTGGCCCCTGGAAACCTCCTCACTGGCTTTGGCTTCTATAACCCGTATTGGCTTCTTGATATAGCAAACGCAGCAATAGTTATCCATCTTGTTGGAGCATACCAAGTCTACTGCCAGCCCCTCTTCGCCTTCATTGAAAAATGGGCAGCAGAGAAGTTCCCTGATAGCCAGTTCATCACCAAGGAAATCAAAATCCCAATTCCGGGTTTCAAGCCTTACAATCTCAACCTCTTCCGCCTGGTTTGGCGAACAATTTTTGTGATAATAACCACAGTCATATCCATGCTCATGCCATTCTTCAATGACGTAGTTGGAATCCTTGGGGCCTTTGGATTTTGGCCTTTGACAGTATATTTCCCAGTGGAGATGTATATTGCACAGAAGCAGATCCCAAAATGGAGTACCAGATGGCTTTGCCTCCAAATCCTCAGCTTTGCTTGCCTAATTATTTCCATTGCAGCGGCTGCTGGCTCAGTTGCAGGGGTTATTCTTGACCTCAAGGTTTACAAGCCCTTCAAGACTAGCTACTGA